Proteins encoded in a region of the Vicia villosa cultivar HV-30 ecotype Madison, WI linkage group LG5, Vvil1.0, whole genome shotgun sequence genome:
- the LOC131604407 gene encoding uncharacterized protein LOC131604407 encodes MWMSIQNQIDSGKRWSGWKVDVKCGVHNHGLPDRLEGHSFVGRLTTDEKQHVADLTKRHVPPRHILISLQERDPENVTRITQIYKHKSVIEAEIRGPRSEIQHLLKLIEEANYVYWSRKRDDCEVVRDIFWAHPDSVKLLNLFPTVLTMDATYKTNKYRQPMFEIVGMTSTELTFAVAFTYMECEQTESYIWVLDKLKQLFVKKDVVPQVILTDRDLALMKAVEVVFPTTHNLLCRFHINKNVGMKCKEYVMKDMQETIGTLWKDVVWASNEVEYGVRLQYLEQACFACNDFLDYVKNTWLIPHRQRFVGAWINRVLHFGNTTTNRVESAHWKLKQMIGNSLGDMVKVWEAMNSNLKIQIGNIRASFQKSFYEVEHAHIIPFYDNLRGSVSRAALRRIAEELSRLDYVLNGREICGCTMRTSYGLPCACEMGRLIVVGIPLQIESVHLQWRILSMEGDLPLDEEAGSEVDMSNAIGELWRRFKLLDVVGKRALKSRKPVGYDVYRDPSGFEYADQASQSSQKQPQASQTSRKQSQSKKQSQSKNQDFTLQFPCHIRPYITEIVNVVADGNCGFRAIASWHGYSEDGWAMVRRDLDMELREKKDLYERLFGPNLSEVRSGLLIDNVGFQPPEKWLTLPEMGYLIANRYNVILVMLGNPCLTFFPMTTTFSPSAPTYCIGLVNKNHFLRVNMKEGFPLPPVTLDWVKFRLQVATSWMLDFAGRLQHWHHLTPMLPSSVNLD; translated from the exons ATGTGGATGTCCATTCAAAATCAGATTGACTCCGGCAAAAGATGGTCTGGATGGAAGGTTGATGTAAAGtgtggagttcataatcatggTTTACCAGATAGATTAGAAGGTCATTCATTTGTTGGTAGGTTGACAACCGATGAGAAGCAGCATGTTGCTGATTTGACAAAGAGACATGTTCCGCCTAGACACATATTGATTTCCTTGCAAGAGCGAGATCCTGAGAACGTCACTCGGATCACGCAAATATACAAGCATAAAAGTGTGATTGAAGCGGAGATAAGAGGTCCAAGAAGTGAGATACAACATTTGCTTAAGCTTATAGAGGAGGCGAACTATGTTTATTGGAGTAGGAAACGGGATGATtgtgaagttgtgagagatattttttgggcTCATCCAGATTCGGTAAAGTTGCTGAATCTTTTTCCTACTGTCTTGACTATGGACGCCACTTATAAGACCAACAAATATAGACAACCTATGTTTGAAATAGTTGGTATGACATCGACCGAGTTGACATTTGCGGTTGCATTTACTTATATGGAGTGTGAGCAGACAGAGAGTTATATTTGGGTCTTGGATAAGCTGAAGcaattgtttgtgaagaaagatgTGGTTCCACAAGTGATTTTGACGGATAGAGATCTTGCTTTGATGAAAGCAGTTGAAGTTGTTTTTCCTACGACGCATAACTTGCTATGTCGTTTTCATATTAACAAAAATGTTGGGATGAAATGCAAGGAATATGTGATGAAAGACATGCAAGAGACAATAGGCACATTGTGGAAAGATGTTGTATGGGCTAGTAATGAGGTTGAGTATGGTGTACGGTTGCAATATCTTGAACAAGCATGCTTTGCTTGTAATGACTTCCTCGATTACGTGAAGAACACTTGGTTGATCCCACATAGGCAAAGATTTGTAGGCGCATGGATTAATCGAGTGCTTCATTTTGGTAACACCACGACAAATCG gGTTGAATCTGCACATTGGAAGCTAAAGCAGATGATAGGAAACAGCCTTGGTGACATGGTCAAAGTttgggaagctatgaattctAACCTAAAAATCCAAATAGGTAACATTCGAGCTTCGTTTCAAAAAAGTTTTTATGAGGTTGAGCACGCACACATTATTCCATTTTATGATAATTTGCGTGGTTCAGTATCGAGAGCTGCTTTGAGACGCATTGCAGAAGAGTTATCGAGGCTTGATTATGTGTTAAATGGTAGGGAAATATGTGGTTGTACTATGAGAACAAGTTATGGGCTACCTTGTGCTTGTGAGATGGGAAGATTGATTGTTGTTGGAATCCCATTACAAATAGAAAGTGTTCATCTTCAATGGAGGATACTATCTatggaaggtgacttgcctttagACGAGGAAGCTGGTTCGGAGGTTGATATGAGTAATGCAATTGGTGAATTGTGGAGAAGGTTTAAATTATTAGATGTTGTTGGAAAAAGAGCATTGAAAAGTAGG aAACCAGTTGGGTATGATGTTTATAGGGATCCTTCAGGTTTTGAGTATGCTGATCAGGCGTCTCAATCTTCACAAAAACAACCGCAAGCATCACAAACTTCCAGGAAGCAATCACAGTCAAAGAAGCAATCACAATCAAAGAACCAGGATTTCACTCTTCAGTTTCCTTGTCATATTAGGCCATATATTACCGAGATAGTTAATGTTGTAGCAGATGGTAATTGTGGATTTAGAGCCATTGCATCGTGGCATGGGTATAGTGAGGATGGTTGGGCAATGGTTCGTCGTGACTTGGACATGGAATTAAGAGAAAAGAAGGACTTATATGAGAGATTGTTCGGTCCAAATTTATCCGAAGTGAGAAGTGGATTGTTGATAGATAATGTTGGTTTTCAACCACCGGAGAAATGGTTGACACTACCAGAGATGGGCTATTTGATAGCGAATCGGtataacgtcattcttgtgatGCTTGGTAACCCTTGCTTGACTTTTTTTCCCATGACAACAACATTTTCTCCAAGTGCTCCTACATATTGCATTGGCCTTGTCAACAAGAATCATTTTCTTCgg GTTAATATGAAAGAAGGCTTCCCACTGCCACCCGTCACGTTAGATTGGGTGAAGTTTCGTCTTCAAGTGGCGACATCTTGGATGTTAGATTTTGCTGGACGTCTTCAACATTGGCACCATCTTACGCCTATGTTACCATCAAGTGTTAATTTAGATTAA